One genomic segment of Nitratidesulfovibrio sp. includes these proteins:
- the nifE gene encoding nitrogenase iron-molybdenum cofactor biosynthesis protein NifE produces MTTATAPNATATAACRDADLLDERKKQVHRAGQGPIDMACNRESLAGAVSQRACVFCGSRVVLYPIADALHLVHGPIGCAAYTWDIRGALSSGPELHRLSFSTDLQEKDVIFGGEKKLAAALDELIDLHQPKAAFVYSTCIVGLIGDDLGAVCRKMSEKKGIPVIPVQSEGFKGNKREGYLAACKAMFQLVGTASTDSVSPLSVNILGDFNLAGEIWIVRGYLERMGIQVVANITGDGRVDDIRRCHGAALNLVQCSGSTMDLAKMMKEKYGTPHLRVSYLGIEDMADSLYAVAEHFESVDPGIVDRTRDLVREELAALMPRLRDIRRDLSGKRAAIYVGGSFKAFSLIKAFRHIGMNVVLVGSQTGTQEEYQELETVCDPGTVIIDDANPLELSHYVRELDVDVFVGGVKERPIAHKLGVGFCDHNHERKIALAGFEGMYNFAREVHASVMSPVWRFVPRRSKRAAAPSGADA; encoded by the coding sequence ATGACCACCGCAACCGCACCCAACGCCACCGCCACGGCAGCATGCCGCGACGCGGATCTTCTGGACGAACGGAAGAAGCAGGTGCACCGCGCCGGGCAGGGTCCCATCGACATGGCCTGCAACCGCGAGAGCCTCGCGGGGGCCGTCAGCCAGCGCGCCTGCGTGTTCTGTGGCTCGCGCGTGGTGCTGTACCCCATCGCCGACGCGCTGCACCTGGTGCACGGCCCCATCGGCTGCGCCGCCTACACCTGGGACATCCGGGGGGCGCTTTCGTCCGGGCCGGAACTGCACCGCCTGAGCTTTTCCACCGACTTGCAGGAAAAGGACGTCATCTTCGGCGGCGAAAAGAAGCTGGCCGCCGCGCTGGACGAACTGATCGACCTGCACCAGCCCAAGGCCGCCTTCGTCTACTCCACCTGCATCGTGGGGCTCATCGGCGACGACCTTGGCGCCGTGTGCCGCAAGATGTCCGAGAAGAAGGGCATCCCGGTCATTCCCGTGCAGTCGGAAGGCTTCAAGGGCAACAAGCGCGAAGGGTACCTTGCCGCGTGCAAGGCCATGTTCCAACTGGTGGGCACCGCGTCCACGGACAGCGTTTCGCCCCTTTCCGTGAACATTCTCGGCGACTTCAACCTGGCGGGCGAAATCTGGATCGTGCGCGGGTACCTTGAGCGCATGGGCATCCAGGTGGTGGCCAACATCACCGGCGATGGCCGGGTGGACGACATCCGCCGCTGCCACGGCGCCGCCCTGAACCTGGTGCAGTGCAGCGGGTCCACCATGGATCTGGCCAAGATGATGAAGGAAAAATACGGCACCCCGCACCTGCGCGTGTCGTACCTGGGCATCGAGGACATGGCCGATTCGCTGTACGCCGTGGCCGAACATTTCGAATCCGTGGACCCCGGCATCGTGGACCGCACCCGCGATCTCGTGCGCGAGGAACTGGCCGCCCTCATGCCGCGCCTGCGCGACATCCGGCGCGACCTTTCCGGCAAACGCGCCGCCATCTACGTGGGCGGTTCGTTCAAGGCGTTCTCGCTGATCAAGGCCTTCCGGCACATTGGCATGAACGTGGTGCTGGTGGGTTCGCAGACCGGCACGCAGGAAGAATACCAGGAACTGGAAACCGTGTGCGACCCCGGCACCGTCATCATCGACGACGCCAACCCGCTGGAGCTTTCGCACTACGTGCGCGAACTGGACGTGGACGTGTTCGTGGGCGGCGTGAAGGAACGCCCCATCGCCCACAAGCTGGGCGTGGGCTTTTGCGACCACAACCACGAGCGCAAGATCGCGCTGGCCGGTTTCGAGGGCATGTACAACTTCGCCCGCGAGGTGCACGCCTCGGTCATGAGTCCCGTCTGGCGGTTCGTGCCCCGCCGGTCCAAGCGCGCCGCCGCCCCGTCTGGCGCGGACGCATAG